A stretch of DNA from Oxyura jamaicensis isolate SHBP4307 breed ruddy duck chromosome 1 unlocalized genomic scaffold, BPBGC_Ojam_1.0 oxy1_random_OJ106551, whole genome shotgun sequence:
CTTTTGCCCTTAGGAGAAGTTAGTGTAAACGCTTGTCTTAGCAAGACTTGTAATAGTGAGTCTACTCTGTCCttaattctgtgaattttcctttcctggttGCCCTTGTTAACTTCTGTCTTGGCTTGCTAACCCCCGAGCGCAATATGTTCCAGGCTTTAGATGATTATGGCACATTTTGTCTGGGTTAttacatttccctttttttcttaaagcaggCTATTACATTAGGCAGAAGTTTAACAAGGATGGAGGTAGAAAGCTtctgagcagaaaatgaagacagttcGGCTTGCTCAAGAATCCTTTATTTATGCTCCTTATGTGCTTTGTTTTACATCAGGTGTTTTGGCACAGTACAGAGAGGGCAAGTCCTTTGCAAAGTTGTGCTTTTAAGCACAACTAGCTCAACAATCAGCATCAGGGAACAGCAGCTTTTCTAAAATTCCTACAAACAATAGGACTCCAAAATCTTTGTATTGACTCAACAGTAACGTCCTTGCTGAGGTGAATTTATCAgccatttataaaaatacacaaacatgATTTAAGTCTCTTTGTGAGATGGTTTCATCTGCTTGGGATGTACTTGATAGAGGTATGTAGTTGGTACCTCTGTGGAAACATTACAGaacttattttcccttctgttgttGTACCACTCAGTCTTTCTACTCtagctttcctttccattttggAAAGGTGAGAAGCACAACTGAGCCAGGTAGCCACGTAAGGAGCCAAAAGCCTGGGGATAAACTTCCAACCGTTAGAAGTCCAGGCATGCTGCAAACGTGTTTGGTGTGATCTGCTCCAACACGGAGGTTTACTCTTCTGCTCAGACAAGGAATTGGATTTATTACACAATTTAAATACAGCTAActgtaaaaccaccaccaatCCAAAACGCTGATGGTGCTTCACGCTTTTCCAGATCAGGAGGTCACCTATCATTCTCTTCTTGAGCCACGAGTTGTATTATCTGAAAAATTACTTGCTCTGTTGTTCCGGCCATGACTTAAAGCATCGATCTTTACTTAGATGACCATAGTGCAGTAGCATCCCTCAAAGCATGGGATCCTTTTTATGATTTGCCAGATGTATGGTACTTGTCAGCCACAGCAAGATGCTCTCTACCACATTTTGTACTTAAAAATCCTAGGAAGCCCAAGCTTTGCAGGTCATCGATACAATCCATGCAAAGGAAACCAGAGGATGAACTACCACACTGCAGCAGCCTTTAGGCAATCTCCGAGCAATTTAGCTTTACAAGTAGGAACGCTTCAGTTAGTGGCAAATGCTTCCCCAAGGGAACGACAATTATGGACATTCCTGTGTTTAGCTTTGtcagcacttttattttcttaaaaagacagtatttaaaaataagtgaaattaaGACATTTCCCCTTGTGCACTGCTGTAAGATTTCCGCTCCCCGTACAGCTTTTCCAGAAGTCTGTTGTCTGGCCTGGAGAGAGGTGGTTGTGCTATGGGTACTGATCTGGGCTCCACCTGCTGCTACACAGTAGCCACTGCCTTATACAGGGTCCATGCTGCTTCCTTCAGAACAACTCCAGCAGCCCGAATACCTGCATCGTACTGGGGAACCAACACGCCTTGTCCTCTGTAGACTAAACCCTTCTGAAGCACAAAGACACTCACACCTGTTAGAGGCTGAAGCTTAGCAGAAATACTCTAACACAAAGGAAACTAACAGGTTAAAAAAGCCCTGAGCAGGCAGACATGGAGATAgggggagggattttttttttcttttgaacatcCAACAGTAAATACAATTGTACAACCACTTTTCAATAAGTATTACAATGAGAAGGACGATGTTGGAGTGGAATAAGAgaaaagagggggaagaagaggcAGAGACACTTTAAGAATTAAGCCGCTATTAAACAAAAAGGTGGTGTTTTGAAATGGAACACTGGTATAAAAACTCTATCATCACCAACTAAAGCTAGACAATAATTCCCCCTGACTTCATCTTTTACCCATTCCACACACACTTGAAATCATAGGCATTTAGACCAACAGTCTTTCTATAGCTTGCTGGACAGACTGGATCTGGGGCTTTAGCTGTGATCCCTCCTTGATGGTGATTGAACAGGCGATGACGGGCCGGGAAACACCGCAAGcccggcccagggcctgcttgGAGCGCACGAACACGTAAGGCACATTCTTGTCCTCGCAGAGAAGAGGGAGGTGCAGGATGATCTCCAAGGGCTCAGCGTCAGCAGCCATCACAATGAACTCCGCTATTCCTCGGTTCAGCGTTTTCGTGGCtataaaagaaactgaagagtAAATCTAGGTCCTTCTGTAATGCACatctaatgaaaaataacactAGGAGATGCTGAAATTAGCAtgagcaagaagaaaatctaaCAAGAGGACAGGCCAAAGAAAACCAGCAGCTATAGGACCATGGAACAGAACCAAGGCAGCTTCAAGTGCAGGCTgaacagagctgtgctcagcagtgCACTCATGCAAGGATGAAGGCTGGCCTTTGGAGTACAAGTAACAGATCCTAGGGAAGGGATTATTCACAGGGTCACACCTGGGGTactgtgcccagctctgccctcaaGCACAGGAGAGATTCACAAACAAGTGAggccagcacagggctgctcaTGTATGATCACAGCACACACATGAACAATACAGTTTGAGCTTCTACCAGAACTGTGTGTGAACATTGGAAAGCTTTGTTCTGTGCCTGAATATTGCTTAAGTAGGCTctaaggaggaaggaggagaaagataCAACAGCCAGATTTATATGAAGTCATTGGCCCACAGCTGGAGACAAAATAGTCTCTAGCCACAGCTTCTCAGAGAATCCTTGCAATAAACCCAGCATTTCTAGCACCCTTTTCAAGAGGGAGGTCTCACCTTCATTGGCTCCCTTGCGAAGCTGCTTATAGTTGCAGGACTGCTGCACAAGATCCAGCAGCGTTTTGGTGAGCTGTGCGTCCGCCAGCGGGTAGGCTTTGGGGTTCACTTCTGCCTCGCTCtagaggaaggagaaagtgCAGAGCGTTACATCAGGAGCAAAGGAGCATGTTCAGAGCACTAGATAGCCTACCACATACACTGGCTGCTGAGGTCACCTCACGTTTCTGCGCtgaatttataatttaaaaaaaaacactccccacaaaccagcagcagccacccagcGGGCAGCCTCCAGGCGTTCAGCACCACAAACCCCACACAAAAGGAACCCTTTCGGCGCCGGGGGCCCGGCCGCGCTGCCTCcagagccccccggggccgccgggaccggccggccccgcagcccggcctCCACGTgctccccgcccgccgccgccgggccgggcccggggcaGGGAAGCGGGGCcgggacccccagccccggcctcACCCCCCCACATCGCGCCCaccccggccccgctcaccaTGGCGGCGGCAGCCCGGTGCGTGAGggagcgaggaggaggaggaggacgaggatgAGGCGCAGAGCCCCGGCGCAGCGGCCCGGCCCGCCTCGCCTCGCCGGAACTGAGGGGACGGCAGCGGGAAGGGgcgggcagcgcggggccgcCCCTCCTTCCTCGCCTTCCGTGCCGGCGCAGCGCCGCCTTACGCCGCCCCCGCTGCCCCGGCGGCGGTCACCGAGCCCCGTAGCGCCCTCCCGCTGCGCtccgaggggctgcggggccggacGaagctcccttcccctcccagacCCCGCTGCGGGACGAGCGGCGGCTCCGccgagcccggcccggccgccatGTCGCCGCCGCCATGTCGCGACCGCCGCCGCCCTGCGCATGCGGCCGCGGCCCGGCGGGGCCGAGCtgatggcggcggcggccgcgtGATGGCGGCGGGGGCGTGCGGCCGCCACACTGCGGGCTGGGCGCTGCCCCTCCGCCCGCCGCTCTGCCTCGCCTGCGCCATGGGCACCCTGGGCGATGGCGAGGCCTCGGTGGGCAGCGCAGACCCCACTGCCTCCCCCTGTTCCCCCGCATTCACCCCTCACAGCCTGGGGTTTGCGGTCATGGGCTgagggggctcggggcaggcagccctggggtggtgctgagctTTATCCCAGGCCAAAGCATTAACGGGTTGTCCTCTCCCTGACGGGTTTGTCCTTTCCCCGACGGGTTGTCCTGTCTCTCCCTGACGGGTTTGTCCTCTCCCACCCGCAGCTGGTGCGGAAGAAGCACGCGCTGTCCCGGCTGCGCGATGCCCTGGCCTGGCAGGCGCTGCCCGTCATCCAGCTGTTGGCACTGGACGAGAGGGTCTGCACCTCTTTGGTAGGAACCCTCTTCGGTAAGAGCTCCCTTGGGCCGTGCCAGGGAGAAGGCAGGTGCCTTTTGGGGGGATAGGCGTGAAAACGTGAGGTTTCTCCACATTTCAAACGggttagaaaaagaaacattaggAGACAAGTTACCCCATTCCATGCTTCCACCAGCA
This window harbors:
- the LOC118156928 gene encoding NHP2-like protein 1, which encodes MSEAEVNPKAYPLADAQLTKTLLDLVQQSCNYKQLRKGANEATKTLNRGIAEFIVMAADAEPLEIILHLPLLCEDKNVPYVFVRSKQALGRACGVSRPVIACSITIKEGSQLKPQIQSVQQAIERLLV